The Catenuloplanes niger genome includes a window with the following:
- a CDS encoding Hpt domain-containing protein, translating into MTDARAAALDERLLDIAGPDPSPAERALMVRLIENFLRKVPAMLDHLEFTLAADDPAEARTAAHALRGSASNIGADGLALLAGAVEDEIRAGRPPAPAAVTALRAEADAVRPLLTAAADRLTG; encoded by the coding sequence ATGACCGACGCCCGCGCCGCCGCCCTGGACGAGCGGCTGCTGGACATCGCCGGCCCGGACCCGTCGCCCGCCGAACGCGCGCTGATGGTGCGGCTGATCGAGAACTTCCTCCGCAAGGTCCCGGCCATGCTGGACCACCTGGAGTTCACGCTGGCCGCGGACGACCCGGCCGAGGCCCGCACCGCCGCCCACGCGCTGCGCGGCTCCGCGTCCAACATCGGCGCCGACGGCCTCGCCCTGCTCGCCGGCGCGGTCGAGGACGAGATCCGCGCCGGCCGCCCGCCGGCACCCGCGGCCGTCACCGCGCTCCGCGCCGAGGCCGACGCCGTCCGCCCGCTCCTCACCGCCGCCGCCGACCGCCTGACCGGCTGA
- a CDS encoding GNAT family N-acetyltransferase, with translation MPLSIRLATASDLPFLPPIEVAAGAAFTAVNMWEIAADAPPGPDELARYQRDGRAWVALRDAVPAGYLLAARVDGAAHVEQVTVHPDHAGQRIGAALIDRCAAWGRSWGARRTTLTTFADVPWNAPYYERLGFTVVPARALTPGLAAIRAAEAARGLDRWPRVAMSRDS, from the coding sequence GTGCCGCTCTCGATCCGCCTCGCCACCGCGTCCGACCTGCCGTTCCTGCCGCCGATCGAGGTCGCCGCGGGGGCCGCGTTCACAGCTGTGAACATGTGGGAAATCGCGGCCGACGCGCCGCCCGGCCCGGACGAACTGGCCCGCTACCAGCGTGACGGGCGGGCCTGGGTGGCGCTCCGCGACGCCGTGCCGGCCGGCTATCTGCTGGCCGCACGGGTCGACGGCGCCGCGCACGTCGAGCAGGTCACCGTACACCCGGACCACGCCGGGCAGCGGATCGGCGCCGCGCTCATCGACCGGTGCGCGGCCTGGGGACGGTCCTGGGGAGCCCGGCGGACCACGCTCACCACGTTCGCCGACGTGCCGTGGAACGCGCCCTACTACGAGCGGCTCGGTTTCACGGTCGTACCGGCGCGGGCGCTGACGCCCGGCCTGGCCGCGATCCGCGCCGCCGAGGCCGCCCGCGGGCTCGACCGGTGGCCGCGCGTGGCGATGAGCCGGGATTCCTAA